The proteins below are encoded in one region of Ricinus communis isolate WT05 ecotype wild-type chromosome 6, ASM1957865v1, whole genome shotgun sequence:
- the LOC8287555 gene encoding protein LIM1, with product MQVSGVKTLPILVLVLVMTGSLVVDQGKAYACGSTFFSALVQLIPCRAAVAPFSPIPPSDACCSAVKALGQPCLCVLVNGPPISGVDRNMALQLPDKCTANFEPCEITK from the exons ATGCAGGTTTCTGGGGTTAAGACACTGCCAATTCTAGTTCTAGTGCTGGTGATGACAGGATCATTAGTAGTAGACCAAGGCAAAGCTTATGCTTGTGGTAGCACATTCTTTTCAGCACTTGTTCAACTGATACCATGCAGGGCAGCAGTTGCTCCTTTCAGCCCAATCCCACCAAGTGATGCCTGTTGCAGTGCTGTGAAAGCTCTTGGCCAACCTTGCTTGTGTGTTCTTGTAAATGGCCCTCCAATTTCTGGTGTTGATAGGAACATGGCTTTGCAGCTACCTGATAAATGCACCGCCAACTTTGAGCCAT GTGAAATTACAAAGTAA
- the LOC8287554 gene encoding uncharacterized protein LOC8287554, with amino-acid sequence MSLLHRGLQVDNGISGPVGVVRRVDSSHSWCPPLAGLYTLNCDASVKDDKAAVGVVLSNERGEVMFCVGKQIGGCLEVELAEGQAVLFGLWCAIDCGFSSIVIESDCSTLIQKLTSIVHGSSPMQLLVDDINHLSESFPFVSFEHINRKVNLVAHSLAKWASSWKMLLFC; translated from the exons ATGAGTTTGCTGCATCGGGGTTTACAGGTTGACAAT GGTATTTCAGGTCCTGTTGGGGTGGTAAGACGGGTTGATTCTTCTCACTCATGGTGCCCACCTTTAGCAGGTCTTTATACACTTAATTGTGATGCATCTGTTAAAGATGACAAAGCTGCAGTCGGTGTGGTATTGAGTAATGAAAGAGGTGAAGTTATGTTCTGTGTGGGGAAACAAATTGGGGGCTGCTTAGAAGTGGAACTTGCTGAAGGACAGGCTGTTCTATTTGGTCTTTGGTGTGCTATAGATTGTGGCTTCTCCAGCATTGTTATCGAATCTGACTGCAGTACTTTAATCCAGAAGTTAACAAGTATTGTACATGGCTCGAGTCCAATGCAACTGTTGGTGGATGATATTAATCATCTGTCTgaatcttttccttttgttagTTTTGAACATATTAACCGCAAGGTTAATTTAGTTGCTCATAGTTTAGCCAAATGGGCTTCTTCTTGGAAGATGCTGTTATTTTGTTAG